Proteins encoded in a region of the Corallococcus caeni genome:
- a CDS encoding SMI1/KNR4 family protein, whose amino-acid sequence MMARFVRTTEMGPLLSEADLAAFEQRYALKLPVPLREFLLTTNGGRPERDLFKLQGVPGNPFGRIHFFFGLNDPIESCNLDWNLEVFRDRLPQGMLPIATTEGADKICLAVSGAGTGRVFYWDAHARGVHLLAEDLDTFISALRSDALSPTVLES is encoded by the coding sequence ATGATGGCGCGGTTCGTGCGGACGACCGAGATGGGACCCTTGCTGAGCGAGGCGGACCTTGCCGCGTTCGAGCAGCGGTATGCCCTCAAGCTCCCGGTCCCGCTTCGTGAGTTCCTGCTGACCACCAACGGTGGCCGGCCGGAGCGCGACCTCTTCAAGCTCCAGGGCGTGCCGGGAAATCCCTTCGGCCGGATCCATTTCTTCTTCGGGCTCAACGACCCCATCGAGTCCTGCAACCTCGACTGGAACCTGGAGGTCTTCCGAGACCGTCTTCCGCAGGGGATGCTTCCCATCGCGACGACGGAAGGCGCGGACAAGATCTGCCTTGCGGTGAGCGGCGCTGGAACAGGACGGGTGTTCTACTGGGACGCGCACGCCCGCGGCGTCCACTTGCTGGCGGAGGACCTGGACACGTTCATCTCGGCACTCCGGTCGGATGCGCTGTCGCCCACTGTCCTGGAGTCCTGA
- a CDS encoding NAD-dependent succinate-semialdehyde dehydrogenase: MAIATISPTTGKTLRTFDVLSSEELERKLQRAADTFRSYRETSFADRARWMRRAAEILEVEADRFGRMMTEEMGKPLEAAKAESIKSATACRYYVTRAEKLLRDTPIDVDGDTAFVRYQPLGPVLAIMPWNFPFWQVVRFAAPALMAGNVGLLKHASNVPQCAIALEEIFRTAGFPEGAFQSLFIETSDVNRVIEDPRVKAVTLTGSEGAGRAVGAAAGRAIKKVVLELGGSDPFIVMPSADLDKAVHTAVSARLINNGQSCIAAKRFIVAEPIAQEFERRFVERMKTMVVGDPMDPKTDVGPLATPGILEGLHAQVQESVKAGTRLLLGGKPQGGPGNFYPPTVLADPPPKAPAFHDELFGPVATLLRARDLEHAIELANATPFGLGASVWTQDANEQRRLIDGIEAGMVFVNALVASDARLPFGGVKHSGHGRELADLGIREFVNAKTVRITGASGAPPPSKHAGE; this comes from the coding sequence ATGGCCATCGCCACCATCAGCCCCACCACCGGCAAGACGCTGCGCACCTTCGACGTGCTCTCGTCCGAGGAGCTGGAGCGCAAGCTGCAACGGGCCGCGGACACGTTCCGCTCCTACCGCGAGACGTCCTTCGCCGACCGCGCCCGCTGGATGCGCCGCGCCGCTGAAATCCTCGAAGTCGAGGCCGACCGCTTCGGCCGCATGATGACGGAGGAGATGGGCAAGCCCCTGGAGGCCGCCAAGGCGGAGTCCATCAAGAGCGCCACCGCGTGCCGCTACTACGTCACCCGCGCGGAGAAGCTCCTGCGCGACACGCCCATCGACGTGGATGGCGACACCGCCTTCGTGCGCTACCAGCCCCTGGGCCCCGTCCTCGCCATCATGCCGTGGAACTTCCCCTTCTGGCAGGTCGTGCGCTTCGCCGCCCCCGCCCTCATGGCCGGCAACGTGGGCCTCCTCAAACACGCCAGCAACGTGCCCCAGTGCGCCATCGCGCTCGAGGAAATCTTCCGCACCGCCGGCTTCCCCGAAGGCGCCTTCCAATCCCTGTTCATCGAGACCTCGGACGTGAACCGCGTCATCGAGGATCCGCGCGTGAAGGCCGTCACCCTCACCGGCAGCGAAGGCGCCGGCCGCGCCGTGGGCGCCGCCGCGGGCCGCGCCATCAAGAAGGTCGTCCTGGAGCTGGGCGGCAGCGACCCGTTCATCGTCATGCCCAGCGCGGACCTGGACAAGGCCGTACACACCGCCGTGTCCGCGCGCCTCATCAACAACGGCCAGTCCTGCATCGCCGCCAAGCGATTCATCGTCGCCGAACCCATCGCGCAGGAGTTCGAACGCCGCTTCGTGGAGCGCATGAAGACCATGGTGGTCGGCGACCCCATGGACCCCAAGACGGACGTGGGTCCGCTCGCCACGCCCGGCATCCTCGAAGGGCTGCACGCCCAGGTGCAGGAGAGCGTGAAGGCCGGCACCCGGCTCCTCCTGGGCGGCAAGCCCCAGGGCGGCCCCGGCAACTTCTACCCGCCCACCGTCCTGGCGGATCCGCCCCCAAAGGCCCCCGCCTTCCATGACGAGCTCTTCGGCCCCGTGGCCACGCTCCTGCGCGCCCGCGACCTGGAGCACGCCATCGAGCTGGCCAACGCGACGCCCTTCGGCCTGGGCGCCAGCGTCTGGACCCAGGACGCGAACGAGCAGCGCCGGCTCATCGACGGCATCGAGGCCGGCATGGTGTTCGTCAACGCGCTCGTCGCCTCCGACGCGCGCCTGCCCTTCGGCGGCGTGAAGCACTCCGGCCACGGCCGCGAGCTGGCCGACCTGGGCATCCGCGAGTTCGTCAACGCCAAGACCGTCCGCATCACCGGCGCGTCCGGCGCACCGCCCCCGTCGAAGCACGCGGGCGAATAG
- a CDS encoding ExbD/TolR family protein → MGMAVGGRGGVKADINVTPLVDVVLVLLIIFMVVTPMSQQGKDVTLPTAAQGESRDKPEPLVFSLTADKALFVGKDAFPDTASFQERVQQELRAQPERKLLLKADEALTCGDVLGVLQQSRDAGARKVSLGVSMKKN, encoded by the coding sequence ATGGGAATGGCCGTGGGAGGCAGGGGCGGAGTGAAGGCAGACATCAACGTCACGCCGCTCGTGGACGTGGTGCTGGTGCTGCTGATCATCTTCATGGTCGTGACGCCGATGTCCCAGCAGGGCAAGGACGTCACCCTGCCCACCGCCGCGCAGGGGGAGTCGCGCGACAAGCCCGAACCGCTCGTGTTCTCCCTCACCGCGGACAAGGCGCTGTTCGTCGGCAAGGACGCCTTCCCGGACACCGCCTCCTTCCAGGAGCGCGTCCAGCAGGAGCTGCGTGCCCAACCCGAACGCAAGCTGCTCCTCAAGGCGGATGAGGCGCTGACGTGCGGCGACGTGCTCGGCGTCCTGCAGCAGTCGCGCGATGCCGGCGCGCGGAAGGTGTCCCTGGGTGTCTCCATGAAGAAGAACTGA
- a CDS encoding ExbD/TolR family protein, with protein MRSRRPIVKPQSGLQSDINVTPLVDVVLVLLIIFMVVTPLMRGEFQLQLPSQEPATTEAPPSKELAPGLVRLTADGMLLLEGQPVSEADYVPRLRAFLEARPQGQRGLFFQPDARAPYTRLVAALDGAKAAGAEALGLSVEHP; from the coding sequence ATGCGCTCCAGACGCCCCATCGTGAAGCCCCAGTCCGGTCTCCAGTCCGACATCAACGTCACGCCGCTGGTGGACGTGGTCCTCGTGCTGTTGATCATCTTCATGGTCGTGACCCCGCTGATGCGCGGCGAGTTCCAGCTCCAGCTCCCCTCCCAGGAGCCCGCGACGACCGAAGCCCCGCCGTCGAAGGAGCTGGCCCCCGGTCTCGTGCGCCTCACCGCGGACGGCATGCTCCTGCTGGAAGGCCAGCCCGTGAGCGAAGCGGACTACGTGCCGCGCCTGCGGGCCTTCCTGGAGGCCCGCCCCCAGGGACAGCGCGGCCTGTTCTTCCAGCCGGACGCCCGCGCGCCGTACACGCGGCTGGTCGCGGCCCTCGACGGAGCGAAGGCCGCGGGCGCCGAAGCCTTGGGCCTGTCCGTCGAACACCCCTGA
- a CDS encoding HNH endonuclease, which yields MPFEPDSEDSSEDVLTPFLKCSSPAAFVAMQRGMDMARVLESLSDWDAVRLGALGPVDAKAAEVLSRKRSAFLISASERYGVARAEVFALFILHSTCDDEMRAVLHRLAQDKQLGQTLGAMTTVREQLHERGLTFETHAERPERSGDVLRGLGRASRDALASSEVSAGARYLDLSSKREQLPLPYRQALDEVEQSLMEQHFAANSVALGSFDHLTFGVPLGFFHLLAGTAQGALSLAEGRYEQASRELAPAALMVALYAGGKGARALRESSGPVINLERLKAVVARLEEQLGVNAARDVFRYLQARRENAYVAAEWGEAGVLALHETRGNAARAQAMLAEAERERPRTTASASTGGFSTDTPIRNAHLAGRTHPVTGVPFDAEGYPDFKAAGVVKAEVRIPYTGSRAGDFAAANKAAGLRETPKGMTWHHHQDRATLQLVPTAIHARTGHTGGFSGGP from the coding sequence GTGCCCTTCGAACCTGACTCCGAGGACTCCAGCGAGGATGTGCTCACCCCCTTCCTGAAGTGTTCATCGCCCGCGGCCTTCGTGGCCATGCAGCGGGGGATGGACATGGCCCGGGTGCTCGAGTCACTGAGTGACTGGGATGCCGTCCGGCTGGGCGCCCTGGGCCCGGTGGACGCGAAGGCCGCTGAAGTCCTGAGCCGGAAACGCTCGGCTTTTCTCATCAGCGCCTCCGAGCGGTACGGCGTGGCCCGAGCCGAGGTGTTCGCCCTCTTCATCCTCCACTCCACATGCGATGACGAGATGCGTGCCGTGCTTCACCGATTGGCTCAGGACAAGCAGCTTGGCCAGACGCTGGGCGCGATGACCACGGTCCGCGAGCAACTGCATGAGCGCGGCCTGACGTTCGAGACACATGCCGAGCGTCCCGAACGCAGCGGCGATGTGCTCCGGGGCTTGGGCCGCGCCAGCCGGGATGCACTCGCCAGCAGCGAAGTGAGCGCGGGAGCCCGCTACTTGGACCTGTCCTCCAAACGCGAGCAACTGCCGCTGCCCTACCGCCAGGCCCTCGACGAGGTGGAGCAGTCCCTCATGGAGCAGCACTTCGCTGCGAACAGCGTGGCGCTGGGAAGCTTTGACCACCTGACCTTCGGCGTACCGTTGGGCTTCTTCCACCTGTTGGCGGGAACCGCGCAGGGAGCATTGTCGCTGGCTGAGGGGAGGTACGAGCAGGCGTCGCGTGAGCTGGCACCCGCGGCGCTCATGGTCGCGCTGTATGCAGGTGGAAAGGGAGCACGAGCACTCCGAGAGTCTTCCGGGCCTGTCATCAACCTGGAGAGATTGAAGGCAGTGGTGGCCCGGCTTGAGGAGCAACTGGGAGTCAACGCGGCCCGTGACGTGTTCCGGTACCTCCAGGCTCGCCGGGAGAATGCCTATGTCGCCGCCGAGTGGGGAGAGGCAGGGGTCCTGGCCCTGCATGAGACCCGGGGCAACGCGGCGAGGGCCCAGGCCATGTTGGCGGAGGCCGAGCGCGAACGGCCACGTACAACCGCAAGCGCGTCCACGGGAGGCTTCTCCACCGACACCCCCATCCGGAACGCGCATCTGGCCGGGAGGACACATCCGGTAACCGGCGTCCCTTTCGACGCGGAGGGCTACCCTGATTTCAAGGCGGCCGGAGTCGTGAAGGCCGAGGTGAGGATTCCCTATACTGGTTCGCGTGCCGGAGACTTCGCCGCCGCGAACAAGGCAGCGGGCTTGAGGGAAACACCCAAGGGAATGACCTGGCATCACCATCAGGACCGAGCCACCCTGCAACTGGTGCCCACCGCCATTCACGCCCGGACAGGACACACTGGCGGTTTCTCAGGAGGCCCATGA
- a CDS encoding COX15/CtaA family protein, whose protein sequence is MTLPTAATRRFQWFSQGVLLYSLGVILWGAFVRATGSGAGCGDHWPVCNGEVLPRAPSVQTLIEYTHRLTSGLATVLAVALYVWGRREFPKGHPGRRAAFWALVFMLTEGLVGAGIVLLKYVAQDARLGRAVWMGVHLTNTFLLVGAQTLVVWASRGRARMALRGQGTVGAVLGLSVAGMLVLGISGAVAALGDTLFPATSLAHGFEQDLSEAAHVLLRLRVFHPIIAVGMGALLVFGGRLVARLRPSPDVRRASAWLTGVYVAQLGAGVVNLVLLAPVAMQLVHLLLADCVWMCVVRLCAAGLAEDAPRLEPAAEPASRVEPV, encoded by the coding sequence ATGACCCTTCCCACCGCCGCGACCCGCCGCTTCCAGTGGTTCAGCCAGGGCGTGCTCCTCTACAGCCTGGGTGTCATCCTCTGGGGCGCGTTCGTGCGCGCCACCGGCTCCGGCGCGGGCTGCGGCGACCACTGGCCCGTCTGCAACGGCGAGGTCCTGCCCCGCGCGCCCTCCGTCCAGACCCTCATCGAGTACACGCACCGGCTCACCAGCGGCCTGGCCACGGTGCTCGCCGTCGCGCTCTACGTGTGGGGCCGGCGCGAGTTCCCCAAGGGCCACCCCGGCCGACGCGCGGCGTTCTGGGCGCTGGTGTTCATGCTCACGGAGGGGCTGGTGGGCGCGGGCATCGTGCTGCTCAAGTACGTGGCGCAGGACGCGCGCCTGGGCCGCGCGGTGTGGATGGGCGTGCACCTGACCAACACCTTCCTCCTGGTGGGCGCGCAGACCCTGGTCGTGTGGGCGTCCCGGGGCCGCGCGCGCATGGCGCTGCGGGGCCAGGGCACGGTGGGCGCGGTGCTGGGCTTGAGCGTGGCCGGAATGCTGGTGCTGGGCATCAGCGGCGCGGTGGCCGCGCTGGGCGACACGCTGTTCCCCGCCACGAGCCTCGCGCACGGCTTCGAGCAGGACCTGTCGGAGGCGGCGCACGTGCTGCTGCGCCTGCGCGTGTTCCACCCCATCATCGCGGTGGGCATGGGCGCGCTGCTCGTCTTCGGCGGCCGGCTGGTGGCGCGGCTGCGGCCCTCGCCGGACGTGCGGCGGGCGTCCGCGTGGCTCACCGGCGTGTACGTCGCGCAGCTGGGCGCGGGCGTGGTGAACCTGGTGCTGCTGGCGCCGGTGGCGATGCAGCTCGTGCACCTGCTGCTCGCGGACTGCGTGTGGATGTGCGTGGTGCGGCTGTGCGCGGCGGGGCTCGCGGAGGACGCGCCGCGCCTGGAGCCCGCGGCCGAGCCTGCGTCCCGCGTGGAGCCGGTATAG